A genomic window from Coleofasciculus chthonoplastes PCC 7420 includes:
- a CDS encoding ribonuclease HII, with the protein MKMENSANYCQLPELSGDRKLIAGVDEVGRGALFGPVVAAAVILPASTLPNLAGSGMKDSKQLTRLRRQKLAQEIQELAVDWSIGYATSTEIDQINILQASLLAMKRAVLKLKVQPDLCLIDGRQALVGLPVPQKSLIKGDQRSLEIAAASIVAKVWRDDLVGRLATKYPDYDLAANKGYGTERHRLALQEFGPSPQHRRSFRPCQLGDRG; encoded by the coding sequence ATGAAAATGGAAAATTCAGCTAACTATTGTCAACTACCGGAACTATCGGGCGATCGCAAATTGATTGCCGGAGTCGATGAAGTTGGGCGTGGCGCTTTATTTGGTCCGGTTGTAGCAGCAGCGGTTATTTTACCCGCATCGACTCTGCCCAATTTGGCTGGTTCTGGAATGAAAGATAGTAAACAATTAACTCGTCTACGACGCCAGAAATTGGCGCAAGAGATTCAAGAGTTAGCCGTCGATTGGAGTATTGGTTATGCCACCAGTACTGAAATCGACCAAATTAATATCTTACAAGCCTCTCTGTTGGCAATGAAACGGGCTGTGCTTAAGTTAAAAGTGCAGCCTGATTTATGTTTGATTGATGGGAGACAGGCATTGGTAGGCTTACCTGTACCCCAAAAAAGTCTGATTAAAGGAGATCAGCGATCGCTGGAAATCGCAGCGGCTAGCATTGTGGCGAAAGTCTGGCGTGATGATTTAGTTGGGCGTTTAGCGACGAAGTATCCCGATTATGACTTAGCCGCTAATAAGGGGTACGGAACCGAACGACATCGTTTAGCCCTTCAAGAGTTTGGTCCTTCGCCACAGCATCGCCGTTCGTTTCGTCCTTGTCAACTTGGGGATAGGGGATGA
- a CDS encoding Rne/Rng family ribonuclease produces the protein MAKQIIIAEQYRLAAVFSEDQIQELVVATGSHQVGDIYLGIVENVLPGIDAAFVNIGDAERNGFIHVTDLGPLRLKRRSGAITELLTPQQKVLVQVMKEPTGNKGPRLTGNISLPGRYLVLMPYGRGVNLSRRIKNENERNRLRALAVLIKPAGMGLLVRTEAEGRAEEAIMEDLEALQRQWEAIQQEATSTRAPALLNRDDDFIQRVLRDMYTADVNRIVVDSNTGVKRVKQQLVSWSGGRSPEGVLIDHHRDRLSILDYFRINAAIREALKPRVDLPSGGYIIIQPTEALTVIDVNSGSFTRSATARETVLWTNCEAATEIARQLRLRNIAGVIIVDFIDMDSRRDQLQVLEHFNKALKMDKARPQIAQLSELGLVELTRKRQGQNIYELFGRTCPSCGGLGHLVHLPGEPEPQVQQEPETISRVEIPETPDLPEPLDIPGFNEPDELELNHPSYQERGIPNGTNRRRRRRRLEDVISKDEPVAKSNVRPITLSQRSSDVSEDVEGMRRDTTSVERPIVSDSSERVGKPQLIRSVVEMEPPEVIQVEMTPEEQDVYALMGISPLVRLDKEIRNPRSVMVSVVLPGEAESESSDNDTTDNDTTDNDTTDNDNDTTDNDTTDDSWEDMSHPSEESDSEESSDKVLVTSSGVAADVDLESSADSTSTSESETKPPLIRRRRRRSSAMENE, from the coding sequence ATGGCAAAGCAAATTATTATTGCAGAGCAATATCGTCTGGCTGCTGTCTTTTCAGAAGATCAAATCCAAGAACTTGTCGTTGCCACGGGCAGCCACCAAGTAGGTGATATTTATCTCGGCATTGTCGAAAATGTTTTACCCGGCATTGATGCCGCATTCGTCAATATCGGTGATGCCGAACGCAATGGATTTATTCATGTCACCGACTTGGGTCCGCTGCGACTTAAACGTCGCTCCGGGGCGATTACGGAACTGCTCACCCCGCAGCAAAAAGTCTTAGTCCAAGTGATGAAGGAGCCAACGGGCAATAAAGGTCCTCGGCTGACCGGAAATATCAGCTTACCGGGTCGTTATCTGGTGCTGATGCCTTATGGACGAGGGGTTAATTTATCCCGACGGATAAAGAACGAAAACGAACGTAATCGCCTCAGAGCCTTGGCTGTGCTGATTAAACCCGCTGGGATGGGATTATTGGTTCGCACAGAAGCCGAGGGCAGAGCGGAAGAAGCGATAATGGAGGATTTGGAGGCGCTGCAACGTCAGTGGGAAGCCATCCAGCAGGAGGCAACTTCGACCAGAGCGCCAGCTCTACTGAATCGCGATGATGATTTTATCCAACGAGTCCTCCGCGATATGTACACAGCGGATGTGAATCGGATTGTGGTTGATTCCAATACTGGGGTCAAACGGGTAAAACAGCAGTTAGTAAGCTGGAGTGGCGGTCGATCACCGGAAGGGGTTTTAATTGACCATCACCGCGATCGCCTCTCAATTCTCGATTATTTCCGAATTAATGCGGCGATTCGAGAAGCCTTAAAGCCACGAGTCGATCTGCCATCGGGAGGCTATATTATTATCCAACCGACGGAAGCGCTAACCGTTATTGATGTAAACTCCGGTTCCTTTACCCGTTCCGCCACGGCGCGAGAAACCGTCCTCTGGACTAACTGTGAAGCCGCGACGGAAATCGCCCGCCAATTGCGCCTACGTAATATTGCTGGCGTAATCATCGTGGACTTTATCGATATGGACTCGCGGCGAGACCAATTACAAGTTCTGGAACATTTCAACAAAGCGTTGAAAATGGACAAAGCCAGACCCCAAATCGCCCAATTGTCAGAACTGGGGTTAGTCGAACTCACCCGCAAGCGCCAAGGTCAAAATATTTACGAATTATTTGGTCGCACTTGTCCAAGCTGTGGTGGATTGGGACATCTGGTGCATCTTCCCGGTGAGCCAGAACCTCAAGTGCAGCAAGAGCCAGAGACTATTTCTCGCGTTGAAATCCCAGAAACCCCTGATCTTCCAGAACCTCTGGATATCCCTGGCTTTAATGAACCGGATGAACTTGAACTCAATCATCCAAGTTATCAAGAACGGGGAATCCCCAATGGCACTAATCGCCGCCGTCGCCGTCGCCGCCTGGAGGATGTAATCTCCAAGGATGAACCTGTAGCCAAGAGCAATGTTCGCCCAATTACCCTGTCCCAACGTTCCTCTGATGTGAGTGAAGACGTAGAGGGGATGAGGCGCGATACGACATCTGTTGAACGTCCCATCGTGTCAGACTCCAGTGAACGAGTGGGCAAACCCCAGCTCATTCGGTCGGTGGTAGAAATGGAACCGCCGGAAGTTATTCAGGTTGAGATGACGCCGGAAGAACAGGATGTTTATGCCTTGATGGGCATTTCACCATTAGTGCGGTTAGATAAGGAGATTAGAAATCCCCGATCAGTTATGGTTTCGGTGGTGCTTCCTGGAGAAGCTGAATCGGAGTCTTCTGACAATGACACCACTGACAATGACACCACTGACAATGACACCACTGACAATGACAATGACACCACTGACAATGACACCACTGACGATTCATGGGAGGATATGTCTCACCCATCAGAGGAGTCAGACTCAGAAGAGAGTTCAGACAAGGTACTGGTTACTTCTTCGGGAGTTGCCGCTGATGTTGATTTAGAATCATCGGCTGATTCAACCTCAACCAGCGAATCGGAAACAAAACCGCCTTTGATTCGTCGTCGTCGCCGCCGTTCTTCAGCAATGGAGAATGAGTAA